The Vibrio nitrifigilis genome window below encodes:
- a CDS encoding CinA family nicotinamide mononucleotide deamidase-related protein, translated as MLKIAMLSTGEEVLHGDIVDTNAAWLGREFFEHGFPLAKRSTVGDTKAALVEELMMLSFNTDVVIVNGGLGPTSDDLSAEAAAEVSEQELILFPEWVTQMEAFFATRQRQMPQNNIKQAMLPAKSIIIDNPIGTACGFKLQINDCWFYFTPGVPSEFKRMVKEQIVPDLRKSYPEQAGLECSYFYTFGSSESGIGEKLDKLQLPEGYSLGYRSYLPFIEVKLFGPKRDTEKRMKLSSMIYQHLERYIVSIDEPMLDHLGHLLEDKGQSLSIAEQSTKGWLSHWLLSNVDVAQRCGHSWVLSPKVAADLGVQDPLASIFALAGATKEKCNTDLSLVTGPIKDGEFTVALSAPEGEWGQIFRFTRQYTIEDQKQIIGTLAADILRRYLSGKPVFTEYGATLKVKELFIPTSAL; from the coding sequence ATGCTAAAAATAGCGATGTTGAGTACCGGGGAAGAAGTTCTACATGGCGATATCGTCGATACCAACGCAGCATGGTTAGGGCGTGAGTTTTTTGAACACGGTTTCCCGCTAGCCAAACGTTCGACTGTTGGAGACACTAAAGCTGCATTAGTAGAAGAATTAATGATGCTTAGCTTTAATACCGATGTGGTCATCGTGAATGGTGGGTTAGGGCCTACTTCTGATGACTTAAGTGCAGAAGCCGCCGCTGAAGTTTCTGAACAAGAATTAATTTTGTTTCCTGAATGGGTGACCCAGATGGAAGCATTTTTCGCTACTCGCCAGCGCCAGATGCCGCAAAACAATATAAAGCAGGCCATGCTTCCCGCTAAGTCTATTATCATTGATAATCCCATCGGTACCGCTTGCGGGTTTAAATTGCAAATCAATGACTGTTGGTTTTATTTCACACCGGGCGTACCAAGCGAGTTTAAGCGAATGGTGAAAGAGCAAATTGTGCCAGATCTGCGCAAGAGCTATCCCGAGCAGGCTGGTTTAGAATGCAGCTATTTTTATACATTCGGTTCCTCAGAGTCTGGCATTGGTGAGAAGTTGGATAAGCTGCAGTTACCTGAAGGGTATTCATTGGGTTATCGTTCATATTTACCGTTTATCGAAGTGAAGTTGTTTGGCCCTAAAAGGGATACTGAGAAACGGATGAAACTCTCGAGTATGATATATCAACATCTAGAGCGTTATATTGTCAGTATCGATGAACCTATGCTTGATCACCTAGGACATTTACTTGAAGACAAAGGACAAAGCCTATCAATTGCGGAGCAATCGACCAAAGGCTGGTTATCGCACTGGTTGCTGAGCAATGTGGACGTCGCTCAGCGCTGTGGACACAGTTGGGTGCTCAGTCCTAAAGTCGCCGCCGATTTAGGTGTGCAAGATCCATTAGCGTCGATTTTCGCTCTCGCCGGGGCAACGAAAGAGAAATGTAACACTGACCTTTCTCTTGTTACTGGACCAATTAAAGATGGGGAATTTACCGTTGCACTCTCGGCGCCAGAAGGGGAATGGGGACAAATTTTCCGTTTTACTCGGCAGTATACCATTGAGGATCAAAAACAGATTATTGGCACGTTAGCAGCAGATATTTTACGTCGTTATCTATCAGGTAAACCCGTCTTCACTGAATATGGGGCAACGCTAAAAGTGAAAGAACTGTTTATACCAACCAGTGCTCTGTAA
- the ubiG gene encoding bifunctional 2-polyprenyl-6-hydroxyphenol methylase/3-demethylubiquinol 3-O-methyltransferase UbiG, with translation MAQTQNVDPNEIQKFEDMASRWWDLEGEFKPLHQINPLRLNYVLDKADGLFGKTVLDVGCGGGILAESMAREGANVTGLDMGKEPLEVARLHALETGTKLNYIQSTIEDHAQQHPQHYDVVTCMEMLEHVPDPQSVIDACAKLVKPNGHVFFSTLNRNFKSYLFAIVGAEKLLKIVPENTHDHDKFIRPSEMMKMIDHTPLQEMGITGLLYNPLTDTYRLGRNVDVNYIVHTQLF, from the coding sequence ATGGCTCAAACACAAAACGTCGACCCGAACGAAATACAAAAATTTGAAGATATGGCCTCACGCTGGTGGGACCTAGAAGGTGAATTCAAACCTCTTCATCAAATTAACCCTCTGCGTCTTAACTATGTATTGGACAAAGCAGATGGTCTATTTGGCAAAACCGTATTAGACGTTGGTTGTGGCGGCGGTATTTTAGCTGAGAGCATGGCACGCGAAGGTGCTAACGTGACTGGCCTTGATATGGGTAAAGAGCCACTTGAAGTCGCACGTCTACACGCGCTAGAAACTGGCACTAAACTCAACTACATTCAAAGTACAATTGAAGATCATGCACAGCAACATCCCCAGCACTATGATGTTGTTACTTGCATGGAGATGTTGGAGCACGTGCCCGATCCTCAATCAGTGATTGATGCCTGTGCAAAACTTGTAAAACCAAACGGTCATGTCTTTTTCTCAACCTTGAATCGTAATTTCAAATCCTACTTGTTTGCGATTGTTGGGGCTGAAAAGCTACTGAAAATTGTGCCTGAAAACACCCATGACCATGATAAATTCATTCGTCCATCAGAAATGATGAAGATGATTGACCACACTCCTTTGCAAGAAATGGGTATCACAGGATTACTTTATAATCCGTTAACTGACACCTATCGCCTTGGTCGAAATGTTGATGTGAATTACATCGTTCACACGCAATTATTCTAA
- a CDS encoding 30S ribosomal protein S6 modification protein — protein MFNQSKLLVWYEVSSQKVILGEALSSGAYDIASLWRHVPTDQEDKSHLGYRLSLFDADGREVAAKPISVGLVDEILSGMTKARA, from the coding sequence ATGTTTAACCAATCTAAATTATTGGTTTGGTATGAAGTATCGAGTCAAAAAGTGATACTAGGAGAGGCACTTAGCAGTGGTGCTTATGACATTGCTTCTCTTTGGCGTCACGTCCCAACTGATCAGGAAGACAAGAGTCATTTAGGTTACCGTCTCTCTCTTTTCGATGCAGATGGTCGAGAGGTAGCGGCTAAGCCTATCTCTGTTGGACTTGTAGATGAAATTCTATCCGGAATGACAAAAGCCAGAGCGTAG
- the nrdB gene encoding class Ia ribonucleoside-diphosphate reductase subunit beta: protein MAYSTFTQNKNDQLKEPMFLGQPVNVARYDQQKYEIFEKLIEKQLSFFWRPEEVDVSSDRIDYAKLPEHEKHIFISNLKYQTLLDSIQGRSPNVALLPLVSLPELETWIETWSFSETIHSRSYTHIIRNIVNDPAVVFDDIVENEHIIKRAKDISTYYDKLIQLTNDYHRFGEGVHELNGEKVEVKLHELKKQLYLCLMSVNALEAIRFYVSFACSFAFAERELMEGNAKIIKLIARDEALHLTGTQHMLNLLRNGMDDFSFIQIAEEAKQDCFDLFKDAAEQEKEWAEYLFKDGSMIGLNKDILSQYVEYITNIRMQAVGLEPAYPGADTNPIPWINAWLSSDNVQVAPQEAEISSYLVGQIDNQVSSDDFEGFEL from the coding sequence ATGGCTTATAGTACTTTTACACAAAATAAAAACGACCAGTTAAAAGAGCCTATGTTCCTCGGTCAGCCGGTGAACGTAGCGCGTTACGACCAACAAAAATACGAAATTTTTGAAAAACTTATTGAGAAGCAACTCTCTTTCTTCTGGCGTCCAGAAGAAGTCGATGTTTCTTCTGATCGTATTGACTACGCAAAACTACCAGAGCATGAAAAACACATCTTCATCTCGAATTTGAAATATCAAACACTGCTTGATTCGATTCAAGGTCGTAGCCCAAACGTCGCACTATTACCGCTGGTCTCTCTACCTGAACTAGAGACTTGGATTGAAACATGGTCTTTCTCTGAGACTATTCACTCACGTTCTTACACTCATATCATCCGTAATATCGTTAACGATCCAGCGGTTGTTTTTGATGATATCGTTGAAAATGAACACATCATTAAACGCGCGAAAGACATCTCAACGTACTACGACAAACTGATTCAGTTGACTAATGACTACCACCGCTTTGGCGAGGGTGTACATGAGCTAAATGGTGAGAAAGTTGAGGTTAAGCTTCACGAGTTGAAAAAACAGCTTTACCTATGTTTGATGTCAGTGAACGCACTTGAAGCGATTCGTTTCTACGTGAGTTTCGCGTGTTCATTCGCGTTTGCTGAGCGTGAGCTCATGGAAGGTAATGCTAAAATCATCAAATTGATCGCTCGCGATGAAGCATTGCACCTAACAGGTACCCAGCATATGCTGAACCTACTACGCAATGGTATGGATGATTTTTCATTTATTCAAATCGCAGAAGAAGCAAAACAAGACTGTTTTGATCTATTCAAAGATGCCGCGGAACAAGAGAAAGAATGGGCAGAATACCTATTCAAAGATGGTTCGATGATTGGCCTTAACAAAGATATTCTAAGCCAATATGTGGAATACATTACCAATATCCGTATGCAAGCAGTGGGTCTTGAACCTGCGTACCCAGGTGCTGATACCAACCCTATTCCATGGATCAATGCTTGGTTGTCTTCAGATAACGTTCAAGTTGCCCCACAAGAAGCTGAAATCAGTTCTTACCTTGTTGGTCAAATTGATAACCAAGTTAGCTCTGATGATTTTGAGGGCTTTGAACTGTAA
- the nspC gene encoding carboxynorspermidine decarboxylase → MQKNELKTPYFMIDEAKLISNLEIAKRLKELSGVKLVLALKCFSTWGVFDIIKPYLDGTTSSGPYEVQLGYETFGGETHAYSVGYSEDDVKAVADMCDKMIFNSQSQLKAYRHLIEDKASIGLRLNPGVSCAGQDLADPARQFSRLGVQADHIDEEVFSSIDGVMFHMNCENKSADNFITLLNSISDRFGRYLDNMQWVSLGGGVFFTWPGYEIEKLAAALKAFSDKHGVQVYLEPGEAIITKTTDLVVTVVDVVENGMKTAIVDSATEAHRLDTLIYNEPASIMEADENGEHEYVIGSCSCLAGDQFCVAKFAEPLEIGQKLHIMDSAGYTMVKLNWFNGLRMPTVYCERANGELQKLNEFDFQDFKRALSQWSVQ, encoded by the coding sequence ATGCAAAAGAACGAATTGAAAACCCCATATTTCATGATTGACGAAGCCAAGTTAATCAGCAACCTTGAAATCGCGAAACGCTTGAAAGAGCTTTCGGGTGTCAAATTGGTGCTAGCATTGAAATGTTTCTCAACTTGGGGCGTGTTTGACATCATCAAACCATACCTTGATGGAACCACCAGTTCTGGTCCTTACGAGGTTCAGCTTGGTTATGAGACCTTCGGTGGTGAAACACATGCTTACAGTGTGGGTTATAGCGAAGATGACGTAAAAGCTGTCGCCGATATGTGTGACAAAATGATTTTCAACTCACAGTCACAGCTCAAAGCTTATCGACATTTGATTGAAGATAAAGCCTCGATTGGTTTGCGTTTAAATCCAGGCGTGAGTTGCGCAGGTCAAGACTTAGCGGATCCAGCACGTCAATTTTCGCGTTTGGGTGTACAAGCTGACCATATCGATGAGGAAGTCTTTAGCTCTATCGATGGTGTGATGTTCCACATGAACTGTGAGAACAAAAGTGCAGATAACTTTATTACTTTGCTGAACTCGATTTCGGACCGTTTTGGTCGTTATCTTGATAACATGCAGTGGGTGAGTTTAGGTGGTGGAGTATTTTTCACTTGGCCGGGTTATGAAATTGAAAAATTGGCAGCAGCATTAAAAGCATTTTCTGATAAACACGGTGTTCAAGTTTACCTAGAACCAGGTGAAGCGATTATTACTAAAACCACGGATCTTGTGGTGACGGTAGTCGATGTCGTGGAAAACGGTATGAAAACCGCTATTGTCGATTCAGCGACAGAAGCCCACCGTTTAGATACGCTAATTTATAATGAGCCTGCCTCTATTATGGAAGCGGATGAGAACGGTGAACATGAATATGTCATTGGGTCATGTTCTTGTCTAGCGGGCGATCAGTTCTGCGTAGCTAAATTTGCTGAACCACTAGAAATTGGCCAGAAATTACACATCATGGATAGTGCCGGTTATACCATGGTCAAATTGAATTGGTTCAATGGCTTACGTATGCCAACCGTGTATTGTGAGCGCGCAAATGGTGAGCTTCAAAAGCTCAATGAATTTGATTTCCAAGATTTTAAGCGTGCACTTTCGCAATGGTCTGTGCAATAG
- a CDS encoding carboxynorspermidine synthase, with product MSILQIGAGGVGWVVAHKAAQNNDVLGDITIASRSIGKCEKIIESIKGKNNLKDSTKKLEARALDADDIDALVALIEEVKPDLVINAGPPWVNVSIMEACYRTKTSYLDTSVAVDLCSEGQQVPEAYDPQWAFREKFAEAGITGILGAGFDPGVVSVFAAYAVKHLFDEIDTIDVMDVNAGDHGKKFATNFDPETNMLEIQGDSFYWDNEAWKQVPCHTRMMEFEFPNCGSHKVYSMAHDEVRSLQEFIPAKRIEFWMGFGDRYLNYFNCMRDIGLLSPDPLTLNDGTVVQPLHVLKALLPDPTSLAPGYKGLTCIGTWVRGKKEGKERSVFIYNNADHEVAYADVEHQAIAYTTGVPAITAALQYFRGEWADKGIFNIEQLNPDPFLETMPSIGLGWDVLELDPAIPPVINTLNK from the coding sequence ATGTCAATTCTACAGATTGGTGCGGGCGGCGTTGGCTGGGTTGTTGCACACAAAGCAGCTCAGAACAATGACGTGCTGGGTGATATTACCATAGCTTCTCGTTCTATCGGGAAGTGTGAGAAGATCATTGAATCAATTAAAGGTAAAAATAACCTTAAAGATTCGACTAAGAAGTTAGAAGCTCGTGCTCTAGACGCTGATGACATTGATGCACTTGTTGCATTGATTGAAGAAGTGAAACCAGACTTAGTGATTAACGCTGGTCCTCCATGGGTTAACGTTTCTATTATGGAAGCATGCTACCGCACGAAAACTTCTTACTTAGACACATCTGTCGCTGTGGATTTATGTTCTGAGGGTCAACAAGTTCCTGAAGCTTATGACCCTCAATGGGCATTCCGAGAGAAATTTGCCGAAGCTGGCATCACCGGTATTCTAGGCGCTGGTTTCGACCCTGGCGTAGTTAGCGTGTTTGCTGCTTATGCAGTTAAGCACTTATTTGATGAGATCGACACCATCGATGTAATGGATGTAAACGCTGGTGATCATGGTAAAAAGTTTGCGACTAACTTTGACCCTGAAACCAACATGCTAGAAATTCAAGGTGATTCTTTCTACTGGGATAATGAAGCTTGGAAACAAGTACCGTGTCACACCCGTATGATGGAATTTGAATTTCCTAACTGTGGTTCACATAAAGTGTACTCAATGGCGCACGATGAAGTACGTTCACTGCAGGAATTTATTCCAGCAAAACGTATCGAATTCTGGATGGGCTTTGGTGACCGTTATCTGAATTACTTTAATTGCATGCGCGATATCGGCCTTTTAAGTCCTGATCCGTTGACACTCAATGATGGTACTGTGGTACAGCCGCTACACGTACTAAAAGCGTTGCTCCCTGACCCAACTTCGCTTGCACCAGGCTATAAAGGACTGACTTGTATCGGTACTTGGGTTCGTGGTAAGAAAGAGGGTAAAGAACGTAGTGTCTTTATCTACAATAACGCTGATCACGAAGTTGCTTATGCAGACGTTGAGCATCAAGCAATAGCTTACACGACTGGTGTACCTGCAATTACTGCAGCACTTCAATACTTCCGTGGTGAGTGGGCAGATAAAGGTATCTTTAACATTGAACAGCTGAATCCAGACCCGTTCCTAGAAACGATGCCTTCAATCGGTTTAGGCTGGGATGTGTTGGAGTTAGATCCAGCGATTCCACCAGTGATTAACACACTAAACAAGTAA
- the nrdA gene encoding class 1a ribonucleoside-diphosphate reductase subunit alpha — MNQELTVTKRDGRKEKINLDKIHRVITWAAEGLDNVSVSQVELRAHIQFYEGITTSDIHETIIKSAADLISEETPDYQYLAARLAIFHLRKKAYGQYEPPTLFDHVSNMVEKGKYDRHLLSDYTRAELEQLDSFIDHRRDLNFSYAAVKQLEGKYFVQNRVTGQIYESAQFLYILVAACLFANYPKETRLDYIKRFYDATSTFKISLPTPIMAGVRTPTRQFSSCVLIECGDSLNSINATASSIVRYVSQRAGIGINAGRIRALGSEIRGGEAFHTGCIPFYKYFQTAVKCCSQGGVRGGAATVFYPLWHGEAQSLLVLKNNRGVEENRVRHMDYGVQLNKLMYQRLVEGGNITLFSPSDVPGLYDAFFEDQDEFERLYVKYENDASIKKTTVKAVELFSLLMQERASTGRIYIQNVDHCNTHSPFDEKVAPVRQSNLCLEIALPTKPLANVEDDEGEIALCTLSAFNLGEIKSLDDFEELSELVVRALDALLDYQDYPLPAARKSSMNRRTLGVGVINYAYYLAKNGVRYSDDSAVGLTHRTFEAMQYYLLKASLELAKERGRCPLFDETNYAKGLMPIDTYKKDVDLICEEPLHYDWDALRAEIMEHGLRNSTLTALMPSETSSQISNATNGIEPPRGYVSVKASKDGILKQVVPEYTKYKDNYELLWNINGNDGYLHLVGVMQKFVDQAISSNTNYDPSQYESGKVPMKQLLKDLLTAYKFGVKTLYYHNTRDGAKDEQSGTVVQAQDDDCAGGACKI; from the coding sequence ATGAACCAAGAACTTACTGTCACTAAGCGTGATGGCCGTAAAGAAAAGATCAATTTAGACAAAATTCACCGCGTAATCACATGGGCGGCTGAAGGTTTAGATAACGTATCTGTTTCACAAGTAGAACTACGCGCTCACATCCAGTTCTATGAAGGCATCACGACATCTGACATTCACGAAACCATCATCAAGTCCGCCGCCGACCTTATCTCTGAAGAGACACCAGATTATCAATACCTGGCTGCGCGTCTTGCTATTTTCCATCTTCGTAAAAAGGCGTATGGCCAATATGAGCCACCGACGTTGTTTGACCATGTTTCAAATATGGTTGAAAAAGGCAAATACGACCGTCACCTACTTTCAGACTACACTCGTGCAGAACTAGAGCAACTTGATAGCTTTATTGATCACCGTCGCGATCTGAACTTCTCTTATGCTGCTGTTAAACAGCTAGAAGGTAAATATTTCGTTCAGAACCGTGTAACAGGTCAAATCTACGAAAGTGCACAGTTCTTATACATTTTAGTCGCCGCTTGTCTGTTCGCCAACTATCCCAAAGAAACACGTTTGGACTACATCAAACGTTTTTACGACGCGACATCGACATTTAAGATTTCTTTACCTACGCCAATTATGGCGGGGGTACGCACACCAACTCGTCAATTTAGCTCTTGCGTGCTTATCGAATGTGGCGACAGCCTCAACTCAATCAACGCAACAGCAAGCTCTATCGTTCGTTACGTATCGCAACGCGCTGGCATTGGTATTAACGCTGGTCGTATTCGCGCACTCGGTTCAGAGATTCGCGGTGGTGAAGCATTCCACACTGGCTGTATCCCATTCTACAAATACTTCCAAACAGCAGTAAAATGTTGTTCGCAAGGTGGTGTACGTGGTGGAGCTGCGACTGTGTTCTACCCACTTTGGCATGGCGAAGCTCAATCACTCCTCGTACTGAAGAACAACCGCGGTGTTGAAGAAAACCGTGTTCGTCACATGGACTATGGTGTTCAATTAAACAAATTGATGTATCAACGCTTGGTTGAAGGTGGCAATATCACCCTATTCTCTCCTTCTGACGTTCCAGGGTTGTACGATGCATTCTTTGAAGACCAAGATGAGTTTGAACGTCTATACGTTAAATACGAAAACGATGCGAGCATTAAGAAAACCACTGTCAAAGCTGTTGAACTGTTTTCACTTCTAATGCAAGAACGTGCGTCTACTGGCCGTATTTACATTCAAAACGTCGATCACTGTAATACACATAGCCCGTTTGATGAGAAAGTCGCGCCTGTACGTCAATCGAACTTATGTCTTGAAATCGCACTACCAACTAAACCACTAGCCAATGTAGAAGATGATGAAGGCGAAATCGCCCTATGTACTCTGTCTGCATTCAACTTGGGCGAGATCAAATCACTGGATGATTTTGAAGAACTGTCAGAGTTGGTTGTTCGCGCTCTCGATGCCCTGCTTGATTACCAAGATTATCCACTGCCAGCTGCGCGTAAATCATCAATGAACCGCCGCACTCTTGGTGTGGGCGTGATCAACTACGCATACTACTTAGCGAAAAATGGTGTTCGTTACTCAGACGACAGCGCAGTCGGCCTCACTCACCGCACATTTGAAGCGATGCAGTACTACTTACTGAAAGCTTCTCTTGAATTGGCAAAAGAGCGTGGACGTTGCCCACTGTTTGATGAAACCAACTATGCGAAAGGCCTAATGCCTATCGATACGTATAAAAAAGATGTAGATCTTATCTGTGAAGAGCCGCTTCATTACGATTGGGATGCATTGCGTGCAGAAATCATGGAACACGGTCTACGTAACTCGACGTTGACGGCATTGATGCCTTCAGAAACATCATCGCAAATTTCAAATGCCACCAACGGTATTGAGCCGCCACGTGGTTACGTTTCAGTCAAAGCATCGAAAGACGGTATTTTGAAACAAGTAGTGCCTGAGTACACTAAGTACAAAGACAACTATGAACTGCTGTGGAATATTAATGGCAACGACGGTTACCTACACCTAGTTGGCGTTATGCAGAAGTTTGTTGACCAAGCTATTTCATCAAACACTAACTACGACCCAAGCCAATATGAATCTGGCAAGGTTCCGATGAAACAACTACTAAAAGATCTGCTGACAGCCTATAAATTTGGTGTAAAAACCTTGTACTACCACAATACTCGTGATGGTGCAAAGGATGAGCAGAGCGGTACAGTGGTACAAGCTCAAGATGATGATTGTGCAGGCGGCGCTTGTAAGATCTAA
- a CDS encoding glycine cleavage system protein R, with protein sequence MIRNFVISFMGKTTPSTLKTLAAITNENEGKWLISKVNFIDQQVAGIIKVEVPMDKADIVKDAFQSFPELNVSIVDTDVAPHDEQTIFKLRLDATDRAGIVNDITHLLDSQGISLLDMDCNRVFIADVSGVQSSLFTANISLRLPAERQIDDLAKELESLYEDTKVIVHSH encoded by the coding sequence ATGATTCGTAATTTCGTCATCAGTTTTATGGGTAAAACAACCCCTTCTACACTGAAAACTTTAGCCGCAATTACTAACGAAAACGAGGGCAAATGGCTGATCAGTAAAGTCAATTTCATCGATCAACAAGTGGCAGGTATCATCAAAGTAGAGGTGCCGATGGATAAAGCTGATATAGTAAAAGACGCTTTCCAATCTTTCCCAGAACTCAACGTCAGTATTGTTGACACCGATGTGGCTCCCCATGATGAACAGACCATCTTTAAATTACGCCTAGATGCCACCGACCGAGCAGGTATCGTTAATGATATTACTCACCTCCTCGACTCACAGGGTATTAGCTTACTCGATATGGATTGTAACCGCGTATTTATTGCTGACGTTTCTGGTGTTCAGTCCTCGTTATTTACCGCCAATATATCGCTGCGCTTACCCGCCGAAAGACAAATCGATGACTTAGCAAAAGAGTTAGAATCTTTATACGAAGACACCAAAGTCATTGTACATTCCCACTAA
- the yfaE gene encoding class I ribonucleotide reductase maintenance protein YfaE has translation MASVKINNQVTIESNASDTLLETMEKAGLEPEYNCRDGHCGACRCKLKAGSVEYVGFAMAFTQPDEILPCICKAKTALEIEEVHYQPKAKRA, from the coding sequence ATGGCTTCTGTCAAAATCAACAATCAAGTGACCATCGAATCAAACGCCTCTGATACTTTGTTAGAGACGATGGAAAAAGCAGGCCTAGAACCAGAATATAATTGTCGTGATGGTCATTGTGGCGCATGTCGCTGCAAACTCAAAGCTGGGTCTGTCGAGTATGTTGGTTTTGCCATGGCGTTCACTCAGCCAGACGAAATCTTACCGTGTATCTGTAAAGCAAAAACAGCGTTGGAAATTGAAGAAGTTCATTACCAACCTAAAGCAAAACGCGCCTAA
- a CDS encoding methyl-accepting chemotaxis protein has protein sequence MFQLKNIKVGRKFTLIIVASIIGFICLLLIAANALEDNLKYERQARLKAVVQSTVSQIQHISQEYPQDQAQRMVGQLINHLRFDGDNYVFVMNEDRKIIIHPSQPNLVGKVMGSNPSDESSKIWYDAVNTAKGGQHGVIEYNWKTDTGEVGDKISFVQGFAPWKWVVGAGMMIDDIQSAVYKQFISMGIAALVVIAVMIVLGVVVRNSIVHPLNSIMDTMKLIAKGDLTARVSYDGKDEIGILGKRVNDSMIAVHRALSDSVNSANQVAEAAIRIASSAEETSQAVGSQQTQLNSLATAMNEMSATVSEVARHAEDTAQDTQEASHEASTGDKDVNASVDSIKALTDELETANNNVNKLKEGVMEISEVTAVISGISEQTNLLALNAAIEAARAGEQGRGFAVVAEEVRNLASRTHHSTDEIQTTINRLQQLAVTSVASMEASQKLAYDSVERAENAGNDLTQIVNHIQKVSDNATQIATAAEEQSVVAEDMNKNVSGINESAYEMADAANYLAEESEKLAELSRQLDEELKRFRL, from the coding sequence ATGTTTCAGCTTAAGAACATAAAAGTGGGTCGCAAGTTCACGTTAATCATAGTTGCAAGTATTATTGGCTTTATTTGTCTGCTGTTAATCGCAGCCAATGCCTTAGAAGATAACCTCAAATATGAACGTCAAGCTCGGTTGAAAGCCGTGGTACAAAGCACCGTTTCACAAATCCAACACATCAGTCAAGAGTACCCTCAAGACCAAGCCCAAAGAATGGTTGGTCAGCTTATCAATCATTTACGATTTGATGGTGATAATTATGTGTTCGTTATGAATGAGGACCGCAAGATTATTATCCACCCTAGCCAACCCAACTTGGTCGGCAAGGTGATGGGCAGCAACCCATCAGATGAATCAAGCAAAATTTGGTATGACGCGGTAAACACCGCCAAAGGCGGTCAGCACGGAGTGATTGAATACAACTGGAAAACTGACACGGGTGAAGTAGGCGATAAAATTTCCTTTGTACAAGGTTTTGCCCCTTGGAAATGGGTGGTTGGCGCTGGCATGATGATTGATGATATTCAATCTGCGGTGTATAAGCAGTTTATTTCCATGGGGATAGCGGCATTAGTTGTCATTGCCGTTATGATCGTTCTTGGTGTTGTGGTACGTAATTCTATCGTACACCCTCTCAACTCCATTATGGACACCATGAAACTCATTGCCAAAGGAGACTTGACCGCACGTGTCAGTTACGATGGCAAAGATGAAATTGGCATACTTGGCAAACGTGTTAACGACAGCATGATAGCGGTTCATCGTGCTCTCTCTGATTCAGTCAACTCAGCCAATCAAGTGGCCGAAGCAGCCATTCGCATTGCGTCCTCCGCAGAAGAAACCAGCCAAGCCGTTGGCAGCCAGCAAACGCAACTAAATAGCCTTGCAACGGCAATGAACGAAATGAGCGCCACCGTTTCAGAAGTGGCTCGACACGCTGAAGATACTGCACAAGATACCCAAGAAGCCAGTCATGAAGCCAGCACCGGTGATAAAGATGTGAACGCCAGTGTCGATAGTATTAAGGCGCTTACTGATGAACTGGAAACCGCGAACAACAACGTGAACAAACTCAAAGAAGGCGTGATGGAAATTAGCGAGGTCACAGCGGTTATTAGCGGTATCTCTGAGCAAACTAACTTGCTGGCGTTAAACGCTGCCATTGAAGCTGCGCGTGCGGGAGAACAAGGCCGAGGGTTTGCGGTCGTGGCTGAAGAGGTACGTAATTTGGCTAGCCGTACTCATCACTCTACCGATGAAATTCAAACCACAATTAATCGCTTGCAGCAATTGGCGGTTACATCCGTTGCTTCAATGGAAGCGAGCCAAAAATTGGCCTACGACAGTGTGGAACGCGCTGAAAATGCAGGTAATGACTTAACTCAAATCGTCAACCACATTCAAAAAGTCAGTGACAATGCTACTCAAATTGCGACGGCAGCTGAAGAGCAAAGTGTGGTAGCAGAAGATATGAACAAAAACGTCAGCGGTATTAATGAATCAGCTTATGAAATGGCTGATGCTGCCAACTATCTTGCTGAAGAAAGTGAAAAATTGGCCGAGCTTTCTCGTCAATTAGATGAAGAACTTAAACGCTTTAGACTCTAG